CCATATTGGCACCATGCCAATTTtgttaccaaaaccaaaacaaagcccTACATAAAAAGAACAACTTCATAATATCTACAGTTAAAAGCAAACCCAAAAACTATGCTTGAAGATGACAGGCATGAggcaaaatttaaagaaagaagtccTGGAGAAATCTGGTACCTTTCCCCTGTATTCTAAATTGCTAGTAATCACAATTTAGGATAACCCAGGTCAGGCCTGGAATGTCATGAGAAAGCTTTCTTGTAACTCCACTGGAAGCCTTATCATGGAATGAAATGGAGCAGGGACTTTGGACCAAGTTAGTGTTAAAAGCCTTTCAAGGTTTTCTCACACCTACCAGCGGTTTTCTCTGCATCTGGGGTGGTCTATCCAGAGCTTAGGCTGTCCAGGTTAATGGAAGGgtgaggaggggcgggggcgggggggagagggCTAGGATTCTGTCCTGCTTCTCCTGTCCCAGAgtgctgggaagggagaggggtaactgcctggaggaaggggcccTTTTTTCTAATCTGCCCAAAGGTGCCTTATTGGCCAGCAGGGGCCTCATCTGAGCGAGGTTCTTCCTCTACGAACCTGACTGTTCTGGGTTCAAGGGCGAGTGACTCTCTGTTATCTCTTCACGAGAGAACACTTCCTTCTCCCCACAGGTATTTCCAGTTGTGGTTATTAGCCTAGGTATAACctgaaatttaaatgcatttacaTTTCTCTTAGAGCGAAGAGCTAAGGTTGTCCCTAACAACCTGCCACTTTCCTGCTTTCCTGCTCAGGAGGAGTCTTCGGCCTTTCACTCCTCTTGCCCTTTGCCACTGTGACCTCAGTGTCCATTGGAACCTGGGCTGGTGTTTAGTGGGGAGCCTTCCCCCAGGACACTAACTCCCCAGCTTgtcctcccacccccggccccgagTTTTTGTGCGGGACAGCAAGAGGCACGCAAGTGCCCCAGGGGTGGCGAGGGGTGACAGGGAGTGATAGGTGGCGGCCCGTTAAGATAAGGAGGAAGAATAAACAGAAGCAGAtgtgccttcagcccaggtcccCAGCGCACTGAAAAGCAAACAGATGGCAGCTGGTCTGCAGGGCAGGACCCGGCCTCCTTGGAGCCAGGAGCCGGGTTGGGCTGCTCAGTCCTCATTTCTCCACTGGACCTTGTGCTCCTTCCCTGGAGACAGGCCAGAGGATCCAACCCAAATATATTCACATTCTATCTATTACCACTGTCAATGACTcctctccattttatttcattatttatttattatttattattttagagagagtgtgtgtgcgcaAGCATGGGGTGGAtgggcaaaaggaaagaaagtctttttttttttttttaagattttattcatttatctgtcagagagagagcacaagggagggagcacaagcagggggagcagcaggcagagggagaagcagactccccactgagcagggagcctgatgcgggacttgatcccaggaccctgggatcatgacctgagctgaaggcagatgctcaaccaactgagccaccccggcaccccaacTCCTCTCCGTTTTCAAAGCTGTGCACGGACAGTCATTCTCCTGTGAACCGTGGAGGTGGAGactgcctgcacacacacacctccttcCAGGCTGAGATTAAAAAGCAGGAAGTGACTTTAATCCCCTGGAGTGATGTCCCCTAAAGTTATGGGGCCGCCTCCCCAGGATGACCCCTCCGGCTCTAAAACTCCTCTGGCTCCCTGGGCAGTTTGGGACTCCCCACCCCAATCCGGAAGGGACCAGAGCAACAGATGGTGGGGACGGTAGGGGTGTGcagtggggcggggcgggggggtggtggtgatggctggTGGTGCTGTAGGGCCCTTGTCTCGCATATCATTCTACAGCGGCACTTCCCTTTCAAAGGGGACCTGGACTGACTTAAAATTTGTGGGTTTTAATATTATCTAACTATGTGCAAGTTTAATTCTGGGGGTACACTCTGTGTGCTTCTAAGTAGTCTATATCCCTAAAattgaagaaggaagagagggaggagcccAGGGTCTCACCTACCCACTGGTCCAGGGCTTCAGGGTGGAGTATCTCCAGGAGGGTTTTTTCCCTCCCAGTCAGACCTGCTGGGACCCCCTGTGGATCTTGCTTCTGCTGGGGATCCCCAGGCTCAGGTAACACTGCCCCCGCCCTTCTGTTTGTCCAGCCTGGGGTGGCGGCGGCTCCCTGCTGTTGCTCATCTCTGGTTTGCCTTTCCCCTCTACCTGGATTCTGGATTCTTCTATCCTGGCAAGCTTGGGAGGCAGCATTTCGTAAAGGTGGGAAGTGCAGGGGTCTTAGGTGGGATGCCCCAAAAGCTAATTCTAAGAGGGAGATTTGCACGCAGAGAGTTAGGGGGGAACGTGTCCCCCAGCAGCAGCTCTAAGAGTGAGGGTTGgactgggcagaagatatggacatgCAAAGGTTGCAACAAAAGCTCTGACCCCAGGATGGCCCTTCAGAATTGTCTCAAACTGGAGCAAGGGACTGGAGTTttgtacccctcccccaccccagggtggcTGAGTTGGGCTGGGCTTGCTCCCCAGGAAGGGGGCAGGTGTGGGACCGGGTGGCTCCCTGCAGGCAGGGCAGTTCCTGGGGAGGGACTGGCTGTGAGCCGTCGTCAGGCctgaaggggagcctgggtagtgGTCATAGCATCTGCTTCAGGTTCAAAGCCTATTTTGCAACTTCCTAGTTATGTGACCTTGACCTAATTCCTTACCCTTGAGCATGTGTTTCAGTGAACTGACCCGTGAAAACAGAAATTGTGAGGATTGAAAGAGACCGTGTTGCATGTTCTGTGGGGGAGAGAAAGTCTCCGCCCTCCTCTGCTGGCTTCCCTCCAGGTCGCTGCTGTAATCTGTGTGGTCAGGATCCAGGACACAGTTTCAGCCACGTTTATGAGGGGTGGGGCTCTTGTGCAATAAAGGGTTGGGTGCCCAGGTGCCGCCTTTTCGCCCACTTCCTACTTGCAGGGGCTGGGTGGACCTTGCTCTCCTCACTGGGGTGGGATGAGGAAGCTAAACCAGATCCTCCTGCCCGCTGGCCTCCTTgccctccctcttctgcctcccagGAGCACTGGCTGGTTGGGACTGGGCAAGGCACAGGGGAGTGAGGGCTCCAGATCCTGGTCCCTGAGCTCGGTCCTGGCGTTGACCTCAGAGCACTGCTCTGAGGTGTtggatcaggctctgtgctgtggAATGGCACCCCAAATTTCTTCAGGGTTCCTCTGGTACCTACGGAGACTTGATATGAATAGGAAAGGTCCTTCCTCTGGGCACACACAGCCTCAGGAGTGCTCAGTGAGCAAATAGTGCCTTTGTGCAAACTAGAAAGAGGCCCCCAATCCTCCCCCATGTACTTGAGGTGCAGTGTACAACCTGCCCAACTTTACAGGGTGACCCTGAATGAAAATTCCACCTGATGCCATGAGCTCCTCGCCCTGCCTCTGCCTTGCCATTTACTCAGCACCCGCCAGATCTAAGGGTGTAGCCCAGGGTTTTGcgtattttgtgtgttttatgtatatattacgGACATTCAAGTTATATGCCACAGAGCCGATCTTCCCACACATTAAACCTCTGTCTCTGCATTTCAAGCCTTAGATGCTGCTTTCTGTGATGGCATTCATGGATTCACTGGGTCCTGGAACTGCAAAGGAGCAGAGAGATGATCAGCCATTGCTTAGTGACAGGGGCACCAAATCTCTTCCTTTGGGGACAGATCCCCCAGTCACAGAAGCATCCCAGCCCCACGAGTCTGTCTTACGAGTCTCCCCTGCTTTGCTCAGGGCCCATGCCTAATAAGTTGGTTGTTCCCAGGCATGGACAACAGCATCCTGCCATGTCCCTGGAGAGGTGGTGTGGACAGAGCAGAAGTCAGGAGCCAGGTGACTTCAGGCTGGATTTAGCCTAGTTTGTTTGATCCAGAACTGAGTGTTGACTCTCATgacttttcttgaaaaaaaatgtacctgGTCCCAATGGGCCTGCCTTCCTTCATGGCAACACTTGACTGGAGCTGAGCGGTGTCTTCCTCAGTGGAATTGTAGGAATGGCCTTGACCCCAGTTTCATAGGGAAAGGATATACTCCAGAGTCAGTTAGCCTGAGTTCTAATCCTGGATCACTTATTAGCTGTGGGACCTTGAAAAGGTCATTTCTTTGTgcctcaattttcccatctgtcaTATGGGATGAGGAAATAATAGCACTCATATTACAGGGTTGctaggaggattaaatgagtaagTTGGAATGACAACAGGTGAGTTTCACCTGAGTAGATATTTATGTGAAGTTTCCACAAACATCATTCCATCGTCACAGTGACCTCCAGATTCCCAGCAATAGATACAAAAACACAACTTGGGAAAGTCACTCTTTGATCAGTAAGGCCCGCTGTACACCACAAGGTGATCGATTGTCCAGACTGCCCAGGCCGTGGGGTCGGGGGCAGCTGTGCCTCCTGGTCTTGTCCTGCTTAGAACTCTGGCCCTGCCGGGGATATGAGGGGAAGCCATGAGAACAGCAAGTTACACCCCCGGCCACTGCCTCGGAGAGCCCATCCTGATATCCCCAGGCATTCTTCCTGCCTCTTGTAAGTCATTCAAGGCTGTCAGCTGCAGTCTCCCACAACATTCCCGGCCAGTTTTTATGTCCCCCATGACTCCTGCTTGGGGTAATGAGTTCCCTGAGCTTACCACCCACCGAGTGAAGTCAgattttcttctgtccttcctgcccGTCATTCTCTCAGGCTTTAGGCAGAGCATCCTGGTCTAGTTCAGGATTTGGTTGGTGAATGAATTCATGACCACCGTAACCATAACATTCATGATCAAACAGATGTCACTCCCTCGTAGCCTTTGTCTTCCCAGATGGAAGAACCCTCAATACAGCGCTTGGGGGTTTTATGGTAGCTCCCCGATTTCCTTGACCGCTTTGGCTGGCCCTTCTTCTAGTCTCCCACGGTCTCTCTTTGAGGTGCAGGAAGCACTCAGGACAGCAGTCCCCTTCCCAAACACACACTGACCCTGTGCCCCATTCTGTCACACTTGGATGCAGTTCCAAGTACCGAGGGAGAATTTCACTTCAATACACACCGATGGCAGTCATTTTGTTGGAAACTGGAACAAGAGGGTATTGGGAGCTGGTGAGAGGACAGAGAGTCGAAGCAGCAAGCAGAGCACACGCATGGGATTTTGCAACTGAGCTGTGGGAATACTAGCAGAAGCTGACATCTTAGACCTCAGACTCAGAGCTCCACCCCAGAGCTGCTGTACACACACTGGtgcttgcccccctccccccatggtcctGGGGGGCTGGGCTGCATCTGCCGAAGGGGTCACCTTTTCCTGGTTTGCATAAAGACAGCTCAGGGACCAGCAGCAGTCCTGCCCCGTCAGGGACAGCTGTGTCCTCTAGATGGGAAGGCAGAAAAAGCCAGGCCAGAGCGAGGCACTGGGTCCTGCTACTCTGCCGTaaaggtttggttttgttgttggtgtttgCTTTCCGCCCCCAGAATTagaggaagttctttttttttttttttttttaagatttcatttctttatttgagagagagagatagcaacagagaacagagcaggagttggggggcagaaagaggagcaggcttcccacttagcagggagccagatgtggggctccatcccagggccctgggatcatgacctgagccgaaggcagacacttaactgactgagccacccaggtgttcttgtttttttgttttttttttttaattttaactgatttttatttatatacaggAGTACAGTACCCAAGGCTTAAGGTCACAGTTTGGCGAACTCTAGCAtggacatacatacacatatgtatctCCATCACCCAGATCAAGAATGTTTTCAGCCCCCACAGACCGTATAtgtaatttaacattttctagGAGCCACATTAAAAACACATAAGAAACAGGTAAATTTCAATTATGTATTTGATTTAACTCAGGGGATCCCAAATAGTCTTTTAGCATATTATCACTATTAAAGGTTTTGATGAGCTGTTACTTTTCcagtctttgaaatccagtgtgcAGGTTACATGGACAGCACGTTTCAGTTTGGACTAGCCCCATTTCCAGTGCTCAGCACCTACATAGGACTCGTGGCTACTATAGGAACAGGGCATGTCTAGAGAGTAAGGAAATTAAGCAAACACAGCCCATTGATCACAAGAGAAATCTGGTCAGTAAAAGCCACTGACCTTATCTCTATTTACAgtattgactctttaatttccttttagtaAAAATGAATCCCCACCCATTCTCAGTTCCCTAGCCCTATTTTCCTCTAAGGTCGTATACTCAACACAGAATCTTCCTACCATGAGCAGTTTTGGTTCCCTTTGGGGCTCTCCTATGAATTAAGTTGTCATTCTCCCCATTCTGAGGCAAAACTGAGTATCTCAGGGACAAGTTCCTCGCTTGACCAGTAGTCACCAATCAGATGAAAGTCGTTCTACTCTTGAGCTTTCCAAACCTGCCCGATCACCTAAATCACTTCaaagtgtttaaaacaaaaaatggcaCACATCTAAGACCTCCTGAATCCCAACCCAGAGACATGCTCAGTTatgggcattttaaaattattttttaaatgttttatttatttttcaaaaagatttttatttatttaacacagagacagtgagagagggaatataagcagggggagtgggagagggagaagcaggatgcctgatgtggggctcgatcccaagaccctaggatcatgacctgagctgaaggcagacacttaacaactgagccaccgggcaggtttttttttcaggcttggGAAGCACTGAAGATTACCCGCTTTGCTTAACACGTCAGGGTCTTCAACTGTGGCAGAGAGAAGCGAGTGCTGAGGTGTCCGTCCTCGAAGAGCAAAACTCATTTTAACAATGTTGTCATGGCCACGGGAGGCGGGGTATCTTTGATTCTCAGCGGCGGTGGGACCGCTGCCAGTGGCCAACTGGAGGCTTCAGAGATCCGCTTGGGTGTAGACCATTGTGTGCAGGCAGAGCCCAGGACAGGAAAAAACCCTCTCCAGTGGGCAACCAATATGGGAGAAGACAGAGGGCCCAGACCCCGAGTTGGCCTAACAGTTAAGTATGGCTAGGAAGAAAGCCACAGTTGGTGACCCATCTTCACCCTCTGGCCCTGGCATTCTGTTCTTACCTACAGCACTCGCTTTCTGGGCAGCGAGTCAGTCCATCAAATCCCTTCTTCACACACAGGTGTGTAACAGCAGAGCCAACCTGTGTTTCAAGGGGACAATTTGAAAGAgcaatgctaagaaaaaaaaattacactcaTCCTTctggatttcattttaattgctgGGTGTGCCCTGGGCACCAGAAATCATAAAGCAGGTCTGGTTTCCTTCCTTGGATGTATTTAAACAGTCCTGGGTTTGCAGTCAGGTCACCGGAGCTCTGGACTCACCGTTATCACAAAGAGCTGCATCTCTTTGGGGATATGGTTGAACAAATCTGAGTGTCACTTCTTCCCCTGGTTACCTATGAGTAGGAGTACCTGCCTTATAGGTTCGAGTGATTGCCAGATAAATCTCACAGGTGAAAGCAGTTTGGAAAATGTAAAGCATTACACAATGCAAGACGCTAACCTTTATAGCAGCGGAAATGAGGTACGGTATAGGACAGTGGGGCCCCTTCACCAGCTTCTAAGATGGTCAGGTCAGCGGGCAcgtttcttcctctctgccctcctccctttcttttctgccccctctcccttcaTAATGGCTTTTGTATGTCTTTACAAGCAGCGGGGGCTCTTTTCCTAAAAAATGAGTAACAGGCTCCTGGTTATTTTGGCCTTTGATACACACCTGTCCTGGGCTTCTGGAAATGCAAACCCCAAGAGAAAGCTCTTGGCCAGGCGTCCATAAATGTTGCCAGCGGCAATTCCTCCGCAGGCCGGTAGGTTTCCATCggcttttttggggaggggggaatccCTGCGTCTGTCTTTGATTGGCTGGCTGCAGCTGGGACCAGGAGCGTCCGGCCCTGTGCGGTTCACAGCCTAGAATCGCTGAGCGCTGCTTGCACCTTTGCTGCTTCATGTCCCCAAGTAGCCCGTGgaagcttcctcctcctcctcctcctcctcctcctcctcctcctcctccccctcctgtccGTTCCAGGCTGTCTTCCAGTCCTGCCCAGTCCTGCGCCGGGAACCCACAACCTCCGTTCAAATCGCCTCCTTGGGGGAATCTTCCCGGGCTAAGCCCAGCCACCACCACTCCCTTCATGGACACATTTCTGGTTCCCTGCACAGGGAGGGGGGAATCAGTCCCCGAGCCACGCACACGGGCTGTGCCTTTGTGACTTTCCCAAGCCCCGCCAGCTCTGGCAAAATGCTCAGGCTCCTTCTGAACTGCTCTCCCCGCGACAAACAGGTCGGAGGATGCAGTAAACCTCCCGGCTCCTTCCCAAAGAACGCTGGGACTTAAATGCGCTGGGCCCCAGCCAAACAGCAGAATAAAGTGGAAAATTTTTCCATCACTTACAGAAAGTATTTTCACTCGGCAGAAACAGCATCTACAGCTCTTCGGAGCAAGCTTGTTTTAGCACCGCCGAGCACGAGAACACCGGTGCGGGCAGGGGCGCTTTCCGGAGGCTGCTCCAGCCCCCCTCCCACTTCCCATCCGGCTGTCATTGTTCCCCCGCGGCTCCGGGAGGCGAACCCCGCAGCCCGGCCGGCGCgcccccgcagcccccgcccTCCTGACCCGCCGCAGCAGCCGCAGCTCGGGACCTCCCCGGGCGAGCCGGGCGCGGGAGCTCGACGTgcgcgcgggggcgcgggggcgcgggcggggctGGCGCTGCCAATCCCCGCGCGGCGCACGTGCGGCACGTCTCCGCATCCGGCCCCCGCCCCGATCCCGCTCCGCGGGGGGTGCGAGAGGGTgcgggggggtgcggggggtgggtCGGGGACAACCGGGGGTGCGTCGACTTGGAGGTTAGAGGTGGGACAGTGCGGGGTCCGGGAATGCGCTCAGGGGTCTGGGAGGTGCgagggggccggggggggggcggtgtcaGTAGGGTGTTGAGAGGCTGTGAGCgcgtgggggtgggtgggggcaagGGGGGATGCTTAAGGGTCTTGGCTGGatgggcggggggcgcgggcgcgCAGTGGGGCGGGTGAGTCAGAGCGCGCGGAGGGAGTACTCCCGGGCGGGTGAGAGGGTCGGCGACGCTTGGCCTCCTCCCTAACCAATTAGGGGAGCGCCGGGAAATTCCCCACGACTTCCCAGCCTATTTCCGACCCTCTCTGTCACTAAAAAGTGGGCCACACACGGGTGGGGACGGGTCTGTCGTCCACATCCCTCTTAGCCGAGGGCCCACGGCAGGAGGACGGGGCCCGGGAAGCCCGGGAGGGGGACTTCACAGGCTGGGCTCACCTGTGCTGGAGGAAGCTGATCATTTTAGGCATCTCTTCACCTCTCCTTTCCAACCCCCACACTTCCCCCATCCCGGCCCTCTCCGCTCAAAAACAGGGAGTGTTTTATTTCTGGCTGTGATTTTGAAACCCAGCCATCCCATGTGTCAGCCACCCGGCGGAAGCCCAGGCATCAGAGCTGTCCCAGTGGGCCCGCCGGTGCGCAGGAAGCAAGAGAGGGGCCGCCGCCTGCAGGGGACGAGGCGTCACGGACCGACCACTCTGAGATGGAGCTTGCGTTAATGTCCTGCCTTAGAAGGAAGGCATCCGAGCCAGCGTTCTCTGTACAGAACGGCCTCTTCGTTCTCTGCTGTGCTGTTTGGACCCCGGAAAGTTCCAGGTCCCAGCACGGAAGCCGGTCGGATGTCGCTGTACTTCGCTGCGCGTCCCCGGAGCTGTACTCTTGTTTACCCTCCTTGCGAGGCCCTAACAACTTCCGGAAGAGGAACTCCCTTTGAAGTGTGGGCAGCATTTCGGTTCCTCTGACTACTCCTTGTCTCCTTTGATGTGGAATGACGCCAGGCGTAGCAGAGactggcccccccccccccccgggatcAAGAGATCAAACACCACTCCCAAGTTCACCTCCAGCAGGGCGGACATATTGAAGGGCAGACTGAAATGCTCTAGAAtcttaaatttttccatttcctgctgtgtttaaaaaaaaaaaaagtaatatagtACCTGTTTTTcaaatgtgtcattcaattctcGATGCCTCTGAAATGACAGTGGAAAACCTTGGACTTACCTGCTCTATCCACATGATTTcatctaatcctcacaaccactGCCCCTGGCTGGTATTATCCCCCAACTCTATAGATGAGGAATTGAAGGCCTAGAGTCCCACAGCTATCCCACTGAgagccttcctttcttctattttttttaaaagatttgattgattgattgattgatagcTTTatctgagagatggagagaagcgtgagcccaggaaggagcagagggagagggacaagcagactctccaccgagcatggagaccgacatggggcttgagcccCTGACCCaccagatcaggacctgagccaaaaccaggattcagacgctcaaccaactgagccacccaggtgactggAGAGCCTTTATTCTTGAGCACCAGTTCCACTAAAAGTTAATTGCCTGGATCAAATGAATCAGATCCCACAAAGCACAATAGTGCTTGCCCCACCATAACCACACAGTGaaaagttactgatttttttttttttttggatctctGTCATCATGACAAATAATAAGCATAAAAGCTCAGTCTATCACTATAGAAAGTTCAGCAGTAGACCTTGATGCATTCTTTCAGAAAtgttcagggttttgtttttccttgctcAGAGCTATCTCTACATGGTACTGGGAGTTGGACTCCAGAACAAGTTGCTCCAAGACAAACTGTGCTGTAGTTTTCCCACCGAGATTTGCTCCGAGACCTGATCTGTCCTTCCTTCCCGGTTGGAGACTGTTAGCAAAAACATCTCCTCAGACCTCAGCTGGGTGCTTTGATGCCTGTGAATTTAGAAtgggatggggtgtgtgtgtgtgtgtgtgtgtgtgtgtgtatatgtttcaATAACGTGGATAAGGTAATTTGGCTTTGTCCTAAACTTTCACAAAGCAAATCAACATTATTCACCGaattgttaactttttaaatagtagttttttttggtttttgtttttgttgttgttgttgttgtctgtttgggttttttttttttttacaaaaaaaaaaatgttctaaaagtgCTGTTTTGGGAGTGGAGAGGTCCTCCTGAAGGCCTAAGTTGAGAGAACGACTAGGAATGGTCTGAGTGAGGCAGTGCGATGGAGTCTGACCTGGGGATGGATGTGTCCTGGGAGACCCAGGAGGACAGGCTAGCTGCCCCGTCACTtgggacaggacaggacaggacagggaggaggcaggagccacAGAAACACCAATAACTGAGGCACTGTGAAGCCCGGATGCCTTTAATCAGAGGCCGGTGGGAGGGGGAGCCCAACCAGGCTTTTGTTCCTAACATGAAAAGATGGAGGAAGgcataaaagaggaaaacatgatAGTAAGCAAAATAGTAACAAATGGTACTTCTTGGGTACCTATCGTGCAGGAGGCGCTGTACTAGGGGCTTCACCTGCTCCTTATCATTTCGCCCTGTGAAGTAGGTTAGTGTTGTTATTACCAGTTTCCAGCTAAGGAAGCAGCCAAGGGCAGGTAAGTGGCCCAGCATCACCCAGTTGGTAATTGGCCCAAACAGGCAGGGTTGGTGCTCATGGTGGTGTCACTTAGACTCGTGGAGATGGAAGTGTTCTGCTCTCTTTTGCTGAGATTTAGTTTATAAGTTCTTGTCCTGGGGGATGTTCAGGACTTCCTGGTCTGAATCCACCTGAGGAGAAACTTTTGAAAGGAGTTGGCTgaatcagagagaaggaaagagtggcTCAGGGTCCGCGGGCCAAATAGTGATCAGTGAGAGGAATCAGGACATGACGACGTGGTGGGACAGCGCCGGGG
This genomic stretch from Mustela erminea isolate mMusErm1 chromosome 11, mMusErm1.Pri, whole genome shotgun sequence harbors:
- the LOC116569429 gene encoding uncharacterized protein LOC116569429 isoform X5, producing the protein MKGVVVAGLSPGRFPQGGDLNGGCGFPAQDWAGLEDSLERTGGGGGGGGGGGGGGGGSFHGLLGDMKQQRCKQRSAILGCEPHRAGRSWSQLQPANQRQTQGFPPPQKSRWKPTGLRRNCRWQHLWTPGQELSLGVCISRSPGQVGSAVTHLCVKKGFDGLTRCPESECCSFQQNDCHRARVLSRTRPGGTAAPDPTAWAVWTIDHLVVYSGPY
- the LOC116569429 gene encoding uncharacterized protein LOC116569429 isoform X7, with protein sequence MKGVVVAGLSPGRFPQGGDLNGGCGFPAQDWAGLEDSLERTGGGGGGGGGGGGGGGGSFHGLLGDMKQQRCKQRSAILGCEPHRAGRSWSQLQPANQRQTQGFPPPQKSRWKPTGLRRNCRWQHLWTPGQELSLGVCISRSPGQVGSAVTHLCVKKGFDGLTRCPESECCSSVAKSHACALLAASTLCPLTSSQYPLVPVSNKMTAIGPEF
- the LOC116569429 gene encoding uncharacterized protein LOC116569429 isoform X2, translating into MKGVVVAGLSPGRFPQGGDLNGGCGFPAQDWAGLEDSLERTGGGGGGGGGGGGGGGGSFHGLLGDMKQQRCKQRSAILGCEPHRAGRSWSQLQPANQRQTQGFPPPQKSRWKPTGLRRNCRWQHLWTPGQELSLGVCISRSPGQVGSAVTHLCVKKGFDGLTRCPESECCRIYFVHGGKAASCKTFVLNSRSSDGRFATSVTKREHSVRKLEIWPPDLPVPWQRSPSPRAYVATGEPGAMTPDGGQPCPRAGPWTQVVHPDL
- the LOC116569429 gene encoding uncharacterized protein LOC116569429 isoform X4, translated to MKGVVVAGLSPGRFPQGGDLNGGCGFPAQDWAGLEDSLERTGGGGGGGGGGGGGGGGSFHGLLGDMKQQRCKQRSAILGCEPHRAGRSWSQLQPANQRQTQGFPPPQKSRWKPTGLRRNCRWQHLWTPGQELSLGVCISRSPGQVGSAVTHLCVKKGFDGLTRCPESECCRIYFVHGGKAASCKTFVLNSRSSDGRFATSVTKREHSVRKLEIWPPDLPVPWQRSPSPRAYVATGRECT
- the LOC116569429 gene encoding uncharacterized protein LOC116569429 isoform X6, with the translated sequence MKGVVVAGLSPGRFPQGGDLNGGCGFPAQDWAGLEDSLERTGGGGGGGGGGGGGGGGSFHGLLGDMKQQRCKQRSAILGCEPHRAGRSWSQLQPANQRQTQGFPPPQKSRWKPTGLRRNCRWQHLWTPGQELSLGVCISRSPGQVGSAVTHLCVKKGFDGLTRCPESECCRIYFVHGGKAASCKTFVLNSRSSDGRFATSVTKREHSVRSQEP
- the LOC116569429 gene encoding uncharacterized protein LOC116569429 isoform X3, which codes for MKGVVVAGLSPGRFPQGGDLNGGCGFPAQDWAGLEDSLERTGGGGGGGGGGGGGGGGSFHGLLGDMKQQRCKQRSAILGCEPHRAGRSWSQLQPANQRQTQGFPPPQKSRWKPTGLRRNCRWQHLWTPGQELSLGVCISRSPGQVGSAVTHLCVKKGFDGLTRCPESECCRIYFVHGGKAASCKTFVLNSRSSDGRFATSVTKREHSVRENAHEWEMHKGSQAGSTEPGAMTPDGGQPCPRAGPWTQVVHPDL
- the LOC116569429 gene encoding uncharacterized protein LOC116569429 isoform X1; its protein translation is MKGVVVAGLSPGRFPQGGDLNGGCGFPAQDWAGLEDSLERTGGGGGGGGGGGGGGGGSFHGLLGDMKQQRCKQRSAILGCEPHRAGRSWSQLQPANQRQTQGFPPPQKSRWKPTGLRRNCRWQHLWTPGQELSLGVCISRSPGQVGSAVTHLCVKKGFDGLTRCPESECCRIYFVHGGKAASCKTFVLNSRSSDGRFATSVTKREHSVRENAHEWEMHKGSQAGSTVSEEHKAGLELTTLSSRAEPKPRVGGLTDCATQAPLHL